One Pullulanibacillus sp. KACC 23026 DNA segment encodes these proteins:
- a CDS encoding PBP1A family penicillin-binding protein: protein MEIVTGQHRQRAKTFLKWAFRAAVIFCSLLIFCLASLWLYAKILGAPKIQVPQTTVYYSTNDEVIGETEHDSQNRYWVSLSNIAKPLQQATIDIEDRHFYDHHGFDLRRMAGAAIKDVTTLSKAQGASTISMQYARNLFLSNDKTWKRKFLEAFTTMRLEMNYSKSQILEGYLNTIYYGHGAYGIQAASKYYFNKNAKDLDLAESALLAGIPKGPTYYAPDVDFDRSKARQRLILNAMVNAGDITKAQAEKAYKEKLTLVTTHKGTKEMAPYFQDEVQQELSKRLNMTNEQIATAGLKVYTTLDANMQKKAEYWVKKVINPKSKIQAALVTMDPKTGAVKAMIGGRNYQEDPYNLAVQGKRQPGSSFKPFLYYAALRNNFTPSTTLLSAPTTFHYDNGKPYSPENYGGYYANGPITLMQALALSDNIYAVKTNLAIGMDQLVTTAKEMGITSPLEPIPSLALGTKPVSVLEMANAYSTIADLGKRVTPHYITKVVDRSGHVIYQWKPSSKQVLDPATSFVLSQMMTGIFDPKLNGYSTVTGNSVRKILTHTVAAKTGSTDTDSWMVGFTPNLTTSVWVGYKQWKPINTYPDSRYSKSIWANYMEDVLQGQPRDAFKAPDGVVKAWVDPSTGLLTSKDAKNARLTYYLAGTEPTQSDQTAKDAQSKNGADSLKHDQHKSGGLVKWVKHLFSW from the coding sequence ATGGAGATTGTGACAGGACAACATAGACAACGAGCCAAAACTTTTCTTAAATGGGCCTTTCGTGCCGCCGTGATCTTCTGTTCCCTGCTCATTTTTTGCCTAGCGAGTCTCTGGCTCTATGCGAAAATACTGGGGGCTCCGAAGATCCAAGTCCCGCAAACAACGGTTTACTACTCGACCAATGATGAAGTGATTGGCGAGACGGAGCATGACAGTCAAAACCGCTATTGGGTTTCACTTTCAAATATCGCGAAGCCTCTGCAACAGGCAACCATTGATATTGAGGATAGACATTTTTATGACCACCACGGCTTTGACCTTCGCCGGATGGCAGGGGCCGCAATAAAGGACGTTACCACCTTGTCCAAGGCGCAAGGAGCGAGTACGATTTCGATGCAGTATGCCCGTAACCTGTTCCTATCAAATGACAAAACCTGGAAGCGGAAATTTCTTGAAGCCTTTACCACTATGAGGCTTGAAATGAACTATTCTAAGTCGCAAATCCTAGAAGGTTATTTAAATACGATTTATTACGGCCACGGCGCTTATGGCATTCAGGCCGCATCTAAGTACTATTTTAATAAAAATGCTAAAGACCTTGATCTCGCAGAATCCGCGCTATTAGCCGGCATCCCTAAAGGTCCCACTTACTACGCGCCTGATGTTGATTTTGATCGTTCGAAAGCCAGACAGCGGCTCATTCTTAATGCTATGGTAAATGCCGGGGACATAACGAAAGCGCAGGCCGAAAAGGCTTATAAAGAGAAATTAACTTTAGTCACCACCCATAAAGGGACTAAAGAAATGGCCCCCTATTTTCAAGACGAAGTTCAGCAGGAATTAAGCAAGCGGCTAAACATGACTAACGAACAAATTGCAACAGCCGGGCTTAAGGTCTATACCACTTTGGATGCCAATATGCAGAAAAAGGCGGAGTATTGGGTCAAAAAGGTCATTAATCCGAAGTCTAAAATTCAAGCAGCCCTCGTGACGATGGATCCTAAAACAGGTGCTGTTAAAGCCATGATCGGCGGACGGAACTACCAAGAAGATCCTTATAATCTTGCTGTTCAAGGTAAGCGGCAGCCAGGCTCCAGTTTTAAACCATTCTTGTATTACGCAGCACTGCGAAATAATTTCACACCGTCGACAACTTTATTGAGTGCGCCAACGACTTTTCATTATGATAATGGAAAGCCGTATAGTCCGGAGAATTATGGCGGGTATTATGCGAACGGTCCGATTACCTTAATGCAGGCTTTGGCCCTGTCTGACAATATATATGCCGTGAAAACAAATCTGGCCATCGGCATGGATCAACTCGTTACAACCGCGAAGGAGATGGGCATTACGAGCCCGCTTGAACCGATCCCATCTCTCGCTCTCGGAACGAAGCCAGTCAGCGTCTTGGAAATGGCAAATGCCTACAGCACCATTGCCGACCTAGGAAAACGAGTGACCCCGCACTATATTACAAAGGTCGTTGATCGATCCGGTCATGTGATCTATCAATGGAAGCCAAGCAGCAAACAAGTGCTTGATCCAGCAACTAGCTTTGTCTTATCCCAGATGATGACGGGTATATTTGATCCTAAATTAAACGGCTACTCAACAGTGACAGGAAACAGTGTCCGTAAGATTCTGACCCATACGGTTGCAGCTAAGACGGGCTCAACGGACACAGACAGCTGGATGGTCGGGTTTACACCTAATCTAACGACCTCTGTCTGGGTGGGTTACAAACAATGGAAGCCGATCAATACTTATCCTGATTCAAGATATTCAAAATCGATTTGGGCTAATTATATGGAGGATGTGCTTCAAGGACAGCCGCGAGATGCTTTTAAAGCCCCTGATGGCGTTGTCAAGGCATGGGTTGACCCAAGCACAGGTTTATTAACTTCTAAAGATGCAAAGAACGCACGATTAACGTACTACTTAGCGGGTACCGAACCTACCCAATCGGATCAGACGGCTAAGGACGCTCAGAGCAAAAACGGGGCAGATTCGCTTAAGCATGACCAACACAAGAGCGGCGGCCTCGTGAAATGGGTCAAGCATTTGTTTTCCTGGTAA
- the speE gene encoding polyamine aminopropyltransferase has protein sequence MELWYTEKQTEVFGITAKIKQTLHTEQTPFQKLDMLETEEFGNMLTLDGMVMTTERDEFVYHEMVAHVPLFTHPHPKQVLVVGGGDGGVIREVVKHPEVEKVTLVEIDGAVIEQSKKHLPHIASAFDHPKVEVIVGDGFMHIAESHNEYDVIMVDSTEPVGPAVKLFEKGFYEGISRALKADGLFIAQTDNPWFKADLIRQVIGDVKEIFPITRLYTANIPTYPSGLWTFTMGSKVYDPIEVEEGRFHDLKTKYYTKELHKAAFVLPKFVKDLAGE, from the coding sequence GTGGAGCTTTGGTACACAGAAAAGCAAACAGAGGTATTCGGGATTACTGCAAAGATCAAACAGACCTTACATACGGAACAAACGCCTTTTCAAAAATTGGATATGCTCGAAACCGAGGAATTTGGAAATATGCTGACACTTGATGGGATGGTGATGACAACTGAACGGGATGAATTTGTCTATCACGAGATGGTCGCTCATGTCCCTCTTTTTACCCACCCTCATCCAAAGCAAGTGTTAGTAGTAGGCGGCGGTGATGGCGGGGTTATCCGGGAGGTTGTGAAGCATCCGGAAGTTGAAAAGGTCACCCTTGTCGAAATTGATGGAGCTGTGATTGAGCAATCCAAAAAGCATCTGCCTCATATTGCATCTGCTTTTGATCACCCAAAGGTAGAGGTTATTGTTGGAGATGGCTTCATGCATATTGCGGAAAGCCATAACGAGTATGATGTCATTATGGTTGACTCCACAGAGCCGGTTGGTCCAGCCGTCAAGCTCTTTGAAAAAGGCTTCTATGAAGGAATTTCCCGCGCGTTGAAAGCCGACGGGCTCTTCATTGCTCAGACAGATAATCCGTGGTTTAAAGCGGATTTAATCCGTCAAGTAATAGGCGATGTGAAGGAGATTTTTCCGATTACCCGTCTTTATACCGCAAACATTCCAACCTATCCGAGCGGACTTTGGACGTTTACAATGGGCTCCAAAGTCTATGATCCAATAGAAGTAGAAGAAGGACGGTTCCACGACCTAAAGACGAAGTACTATACAAAAGAATTGCACAAAGCGGCCTTTGTCCTGCCGAAATTTGTTAAGGATTTAGCGGGGGAATAA
- the speB gene encoding agmatinase: MIFDEAYSGKVFIMSRASYDDAQAVIYGMPMDYTVSFRPGSRFGPGRIREASIGLEEYSPYMDRHLEEVRYHDAGDILFPFGNAAKSLDLIEGYIDQLLKDGKFPIGLGGEHLVTWPIIKAFHKVYPDLVLIHIDAHADLREEYEGETLSHSTPVRKACNLMGAENVYSFGIRSGMREEFEFAKTSGMTMEKFEVAEPLKKHLPKLAGRPVYVTIDIDVLDPAHAPGTGTAEAGGITSKELLEAIQLIAHSDVKVVGADLVEVAPPYDSGEQTSIAASKFVREYLLGFVK; the protein is encoded by the coding sequence TTGATTTTTGATGAAGCGTATTCAGGTAAGGTATTTATTATGAGCCGGGCGAGTTATGATGACGCTCAGGCGGTTATTTACGGGATGCCGATGGATTATACAGTAAGCTTTCGGCCAGGCTCTCGTTTTGGTCCGGGACGCATCCGTGAAGCATCAATTGGTTTGGAAGAATATTCTCCCTATATGGACCGCCATTTGGAGGAGGTTCGCTACCATGACGCCGGGGATATTTTATTTCCGTTTGGTAATGCGGCCAAAAGTCTTGATTTAATTGAAGGGTATATTGATCAGCTTTTAAAAGACGGCAAGTTTCCTATTGGTCTTGGCGGTGAGCATCTTGTGACCTGGCCAATCATAAAAGCTTTTCATAAAGTGTACCCCGATCTTGTGCTCATTCATATTGATGCCCATGCCGACCTAAGAGAGGAATATGAAGGAGAAACGTTATCCCATTCTACACCTGTGCGAAAAGCCTGTAACCTTATGGGGGCAGAAAATGTTTACTCCTTTGGAATTCGGTCCGGAATGCGCGAGGAATTTGAATTTGCGAAGACGTCGGGCATGACGATGGAGAAATTCGAGGTAGCCGAGCCGCTCAAAAAGCATTTGCCTAAGCTTGCTGGGAGGCCAGTCTATGTTACGATTGATATCGATGTGCTGGACCCGGCTCATGCACCTGGAACAGGGACAGCTGAAGCAGGAGGCATTACATCCAAAGAATTGCTTGAAGCGATCCAGCTTATTGCTCATTCCGATGTGAAAGTGGTGGGAGCTGACCTGGTAGAAGTGGCGCCTCCTTATGACTCAGGAGAGCAAACCTCTATCGCTGCCAGCAAGTTTGTCCGTGAATATTTACTTGGTTTTGTAAAATAA
- a CDS encoding DUF1934 domain-containing protein, with protein MLEDIQVAIDFTSRRKHPNEPAETIRSSMNGQLQKKGASFYLSYVESTPELGQMTHMIKLADDQALIMRKGTTNMRLPLTLGEETTGQYQSPVGPFVIAATMKAYEFNWDEKTGDVLITYVLHLQNEFAGEFSLQFKLKAI; from the coding sequence ATGTTAGAAGATATCCAAGTTGCCATTGATTTTACAAGCCGAAGAAAGCATCCGAATGAGCCTGCAGAAACGATTAGGTCTTCAATGAACGGTCAATTGCAGAAAAAGGGTGCCAGTTTCTATTTGAGCTATGTTGAATCAACTCCGGAATTAGGTCAGATGACTCACATGATCAAATTAGCGGATGATCAGGCACTTATTATGCGAAAAGGAACCACTAATATGCGTCTCCCTTTAACTTTGGGAGAAGAAACCACGGGCCAGTATCAAAGTCCTGTGGGGCCATTTGTGATAGCGGCAACTATGAAAGCTTATGAATTTAACTGGGATGAAAAGACCGGGGATGTGTTAATCACTTATGTTCTCCATTTGCAAAATGAATTCGCAGGTGAATTCTCACTCCAGTTTAAGTTAAAAGCCATTTAG
- the argS gene encoding arginine--tRNA ligase, whose translation MTTIVDKVKQQLKHEIGQAVLAAGLASEAELPEVNLEVPKEKSHGDYATNMAMQLARIAKKAPRQIAEAIVAHINREKAYIERIEIAGPGFINFYLDTRFLTALVPTVLHEGHRYGELNVGEGKSIQIEFVSANPTGSLHLGHARGAAVGDVLIRVLRKAGYKASAEYYINDAGNQIDNLARSLEARYNQALGFEQEMPEDGYHGQDIVQFGKELAESEGQSIREMSEKDRLQYLRDFGVQRLIQAIRKDLQDFRVPFDEWFSETSLYQSGEIDTVLEKLKEAGHTYEEDGALWFRSTEFGDDKDRVLVKSDGSYTYLTPDIAYHQNKLNRGFDKLINVWGADHHGYIPRMKAAIEALGYSKERLDVVIIQLVSLFQNGEKVKMSKRTGKAVTLRELMEEVGIDAMRYFFAMRSSDSHLDFDMDLAVSRSNENPVFYVQYAHARICSMLRQAEAYLTDKPEELSFSHLTSEKDIDLLKKIGEFPEAVADAAERLAPQRLTQYVFELASTLHSFYNAEKVIDSANEEKTKERIALVKAVQITLQNGLELIGVSAPEKM comes from the coding sequence ATGACGACGATCGTCGATAAAGTAAAGCAGCAGCTAAAGCATGAAATAGGACAAGCTGTATTAGCAGCAGGTCTTGCATCAGAGGCAGAGCTCCCAGAGGTTAATTTGGAGGTGCCAAAGGAAAAATCACACGGAGACTATGCCACCAATATGGCGATGCAGCTCGCCCGCATTGCGAAAAAGGCTCCGAGGCAAATTGCTGAGGCCATCGTGGCGCATATTAATAGAGAGAAGGCCTACATAGAGCGCATCGAAATTGCCGGGCCAGGCTTTATTAATTTCTATTTGGATACTCGTTTTTTAACAGCGTTAGTACCAACTGTCCTGCATGAAGGCCATCGTTATGGTGAATTGAATGTGGGTGAAGGAAAGAGCATTCAAATTGAATTTGTTTCAGCCAATCCAACCGGAAGTCTTCACTTAGGTCATGCCCGCGGTGCGGCAGTTGGGGATGTCCTGATTCGCGTGTTAAGAAAGGCAGGCTACAAAGCATCTGCTGAGTATTATATCAATGATGCAGGGAATCAAATTGATAATCTCGCACGGTCTCTTGAAGCTCGTTATAATCAAGCCTTGGGATTTGAGCAGGAGATGCCGGAGGACGGTTATCATGGTCAAGATATTGTTCAATTCGGAAAAGAATTAGCTGAATCAGAAGGGCAATCAATTCGTGAGATGTCTGAGAAAGACCGTCTCCAATATCTCCGTGATTTCGGAGTCCAACGTTTGATTCAAGCTATTCGTAAGGACTTGCAGGATTTTCGAGTACCTTTTGATGAGTGGTTTTCGGAAACGAGTCTCTATCAATCAGGAGAAATTGATACCGTTTTGGAGAAGTTGAAGGAAGCGGGCCATACCTATGAGGAAGATGGGGCATTGTGGTTCCGTTCCACTGAATTTGGGGATGACAAGGATCGCGTTCTTGTCAAAAGTGATGGCAGTTATACGTATTTAACGCCTGATATTGCCTATCATCAAAACAAGCTAAACCGCGGTTTTGACAAGTTGATTAATGTGTGGGGCGCCGATCACCACGGTTATATTCCGCGCATGAAAGCAGCGATTGAAGCGCTTGGTTATTCCAAAGAGCGCCTAGATGTTGTTATTATCCAATTGGTAAGTCTGTTCCAAAATGGTGAGAAAGTAAAAATGAGCAAGCGGACAGGCAAAGCGGTCACCCTTCGTGAGCTCATGGAAGAAGTTGGCATTGACGCGATGCGCTACTTTTTTGCCATGCGAAGTTCGGATAGCCATTTAGATTTTGACATGGATTTAGCGGTATCGAGATCCAATGAAAATCCTGTGTTCTATGTTCAATATGCTCATGCCCGGATCTGCAGCATGCTGCGCCAAGCGGAAGCCTATTTAACGGACAAGCCTGAAGAACTTAGCTTTTCTCATTTAACATCAGAGAAGGATATCGATTTGCTTAAGAAAATTGGGGAGTTTCCTGAAGCGGTGGCCGATGCAGCCGAGCGTCTTGCCCCCCAACGGTTAACGCAATATGTGTTCGAGCTGGCATCGACACTTCACAGCTTCTATAATGCTGAAAAAGTCATTGACTCAGCGAATGAGGAAAAAACAAAAGAGCGGATCGCCTTAGTAAAAGCTGTCCAGATTACCTTGCAAAACGGTCTTGAACTGATTGGTGTTTCAGCACCCGAAAAAATGTAA
- a CDS encoding alpha/beta hydrolase, translating to MPKFETTDGVKLFYESVGEGQPLIMIHPPLMGHVVFKNQKELAEHYRLIFLDLRGHGHSDRHVQNVSVPRLVEDLNELLTHLNLQKAAFLGYSAGGIICQAFASHYPEKVSALILSGGFLKVDSLLLDLEFRLGMALLRWKRRGLLSKIIAKSHSQNPREQQELFDYGTKNDPGVVEAMYRELKNYDGTQVAWHLENVPILLMYGSKSYLKRYSQQMKTQIDHAKLAYIDKGNHQLPTLFSGPFNKIIDQFLRNDTKAALQ from the coding sequence ATGCCAAAGTTTGAAACCACAGATGGAGTAAAACTTTTTTACGAGTCGGTGGGGGAAGGACAGCCTCTGATTATGATTCACCCCCCTCTAATGGGGCATGTCGTGTTCAAGAACCAAAAAGAATTGGCTGAGCATTACCGCTTAATTTTTCTTGATTTGCGCGGTCATGGGCATAGTGATCGTCATGTTCAGAATGTATCAGTGCCTCGATTAGTTGAGGACCTGAATGAGCTGTTAACTCATTTGAATTTGCAGAAAGCAGCCTTTTTGGGCTATTCAGCGGGAGGAATCATCTGCCAAGCCTTTGCCAGTCATTATCCAGAAAAGGTATCCGCCTTAATTTTGTCAGGTGGCTTTTTGAAAGTGGATTCTCTCTTGTTGGATCTGGAGTTTAGACTGGGTATGGCGCTCTTAAGATGGAAGCGAAGAGGGCTGTTGTCTAAAATCATTGCCAAATCCCATAGCCAAAACCCAAGAGAGCAACAGGAGCTTTTTGATTATGGAACAAAGAATGACCCTGGTGTTGTCGAGGCCATGTACCGTGAACTCAAGAATTATGATGGAACACAAGTGGCCTGGCACTTAGAAAATGTCCCGATCTTGTTGATGTATGGCTCCAAAAGTTATTTGAAACGCTATTCGCAGCAAATGAAAACGCAAATCGACCATGCCAAACTGGCCTACATTGATAAGGGTAATCACCAATTGCCAACTCTTTTTTCTGGGCCGTTCAACAAGATCATTGACCAATTTTTGCGGAATGATACAAAAGCTGCTTTACAATAA
- the cls gene encoding cardiolipin synthase, with protein MLIRLISLLITVLLVGVIFAVYLLIEGALQIKPKPHASPPPKRRSDLRLFIDGRQFFDVLQHDILHATDHIHLSFYIFRWDALGKTIINLLKEKAQSGVQVRLLLDAIGSHGLPRSVRKSIRSEGIELQFSERPKWQSLFKSINIRNHRKLAIIDGHIGYFGGFNVGDEYIGRDSHMGHWRDYHVRVTGENVIDLQNCFISDWEKAIGAPIVSNTHYFPPLQPGSSLVHIMATPETKSLEHLFVEQLEKAEKSIFIGSPYFNPTQRVMELLLQLLKRGVAITILLPAKKDHPIVKPISYHYLEPLLENGARIFHYYLGFYHAKVFIIDGKQGYLGTANFDQRSLFLNLEMNTIIEDESFIQKLENETKDDLMNAIEITLDDLKQRSWIEKSKTALCYPFIPLI; from the coding sequence ATGTTAATAAGACTAATCAGCCTTTTAATTACCGTTCTCTTAGTCGGGGTTATTTTTGCCGTTTATCTCCTCATTGAGGGGGCTCTTCAAATTAAGCCGAAACCTCATGCCTCTCCTCCCCCAAAACGCAGGAGTGATTTGAGACTTTTTATCGATGGACGACAGTTTTTTGATGTCCTGCAGCATGACATTCTCCATGCAACGGATCATATCCATCTGTCTTTTTATATTTTTCGCTGGGATGCGCTTGGGAAGACCATCATTAACCTTTTAAAGGAAAAAGCACAGTCCGGAGTTCAGGTTCGATTATTGTTAGATGCCATTGGCAGTCATGGCCTCCCAAGGTCTGTTAGAAAATCGATCCGTTCAGAAGGGATTGAGCTTCAATTTTCTGAGCGCCCTAAATGGCAATCTTTATTTAAATCCATTAATATCCGCAACCATCGAAAGCTTGCCATCATCGACGGTCACATTGGCTATTTTGGCGGATTTAATGTTGGGGATGAATACATTGGCCGAGACAGCCATATGGGGCATTGGCGCGATTATCACGTCCGTGTTACCGGCGAAAATGTAATAGACCTCCAAAACTGTTTTATAAGCGATTGGGAAAAGGCGATTGGCGCTCCCATCGTTTCGAACACCCATTACTTCCCACCGCTGCAGCCAGGCTCCTCACTTGTCCATATTATGGCAACACCAGAAACGAAATCTTTGGAACACCTTTTTGTTGAACAGCTTGAAAAAGCAGAAAAGAGTATTTTTATTGGATCTCCCTACTTCAATCCCACTCAGCGGGTTATGGAGCTTCTGTTACAACTCCTAAAGAGAGGTGTTGCCATTACCATTCTTCTGCCTGCAAAAAAAGACCACCCAATTGTTAAGCCCATTTCCTATCACTACCTAGAACCCCTTCTAGAGAATGGGGCCCGGATCTTTCATTATTATCTCGGCTTCTACCATGCGAAGGTGTTCATCATTGATGGGAAACAAGGTTATCTTGGCACGGCCAACTTTGACCAACGCAGCCTCTTTCTCAACCTGGAAATGAACACTATTATTGAAGACGAATCCTTCATTCAGAAACTTGAAAATGAGACAAAAGATGACCTCATGAATGCCATCGAGATCACACTAGATGATCTAAAACAGCGATCCTGGATTGAAAAAAGCAAAACCGCTCTTTGTTATCCGTTTATTCCTTTGATATAG
- a CDS encoding (Fe-S)-binding protein, whose translation MILQLVNWLIFLIVLGYGIYLFVHVMKTRIAFIKLGKKAEWDQTLKERLNAFLIYVFGQRKLLKDKKSGTIHVMMFYGFILVQFGAIDLVWKGLAPGHHLPLGPVYPYFKFFQEIVTLMIIVAVVWAFYRRYIEKLVRLKRGFKAGLVLLFIGGLMFSVLMANGLEMIWLGDHASWWSPLASAVAYIFQGLPSQAAEIGFYIFWWMHLLVLLSFAVYVPQSKHAHLIFGPVNVFLGRTHKVGRLKSIDFEDESQETFGVNQINEFQQSQLIDLYACVECGRCTNMCPATGTGKMLSPMDLIVKLRDHLTQYGASVTSRTPWMPAYAFSHTTANQLARNSQMSQGQQEAAAGQGVLMDGIIGNVITEEEIWACTTCRNCEDQCPVMNEHVDKIIDLRRYLVLTEGKMDADAQRAITNIERQGNPWGLSRKERENWREGRDDIEVRTVKEVEKAGETFEYLFWVGSMGSYDNRSQKIAQSLAKVMNEAGISFAILGNKEKNSGDTPRRIGNEFLFQELAQKNIEEFKKNGVKKIITADPHAYNTFKNEYPDFGLEDVEVYHHTELLDRWIKEGKIKPVYPVNERVTYHDSCYLGRYNEVYDPPREILKSLPGIELVEMERNRESAMCCGAGGGMMWMEEKAGQRVNVARTEQAIMVNPTVISSACPYCLTMMSDGTKAKEVEDQISTFDIVELVERSITPPAKEDQAV comes from the coding sequence ATGATACTGCAACTGGTTAACTGGCTCATTTTTTTAATCGTGTTAGGCTACGGCATTTATTTATTTGTTCATGTTATGAAAACACGTATTGCCTTTATTAAATTAGGAAAAAAGGCAGAGTGGGACCAAACTCTTAAAGAGCGCTTGAACGCCTTTCTTATTTATGTGTTTGGTCAGCGAAAGCTGCTTAAGGATAAAAAGAGTGGGACCATACATGTCATGATGTTTTATGGCTTTATACTGGTTCAATTCGGGGCCATTGATCTTGTCTGGAAGGGGCTCGCACCAGGACATCATTTGCCGCTCGGACCGGTTTATCCTTATTTTAAGTTTTTTCAAGAAATCGTCACTCTGATGATCATTGTTGCAGTTGTATGGGCGTTTTATCGTCGTTATATTGAAAAGCTTGTGCGGCTAAAAAGAGGGTTTAAGGCGGGGCTTGTCCTCTTATTTATCGGCGGTTTGATGTTCTCTGTTTTGATGGCCAATGGACTAGAGATGATTTGGCTTGGGGATCATGCCTCTTGGTGGTCGCCGCTCGCTTCAGCAGTCGCTTATATTTTTCAAGGATTGCCCTCTCAAGCGGCTGAAATTGGTTTCTATATTTTCTGGTGGATGCACTTGTTAGTCCTTTTGAGCTTTGCTGTCTATGTTCCGCAATCTAAGCACGCGCATCTTATTTTCGGACCTGTGAATGTTTTTCTGGGACGTACCCACAAAGTAGGGCGTTTAAAGTCCATCGATTTTGAAGATGAATCGCAGGAGACTTTTGGTGTCAACCAGATCAACGAATTCCAGCAAAGTCAGCTTATTGATTTGTATGCTTGCGTTGAATGCGGGCGCTGCACAAACATGTGTCCAGCAACAGGTACCGGAAAAATGCTTTCGCCAATGGACTTGATCGTCAAATTAAGAGATCATTTAACGCAGTACGGGGCATCGGTTACCTCTCGCACGCCATGGATGCCCGCTTACGCCTTTTCTCATACGACGGCCAATCAGCTGGCCAGAAACAGTCAAATGAGTCAGGGGCAACAAGAAGCTGCCGCTGGTCAAGGCGTTCTCATGGATGGGATCATTGGCAATGTCATTACCGAAGAAGAGATTTGGGCCTGTACGACCTGCCGTAACTGTGAAGATCAGTGTCCAGTGATGAATGAGCATGTGGATAAGATCATTGACCTTCGCCGTTATCTTGTTCTTACAGAAGGAAAAATGGATGCCGATGCTCAGCGTGCCATTACGAATATTGAGCGCCAAGGCAATCCATGGGGCTTAAGCCGCAAAGAACGTGAAAACTGGCGGGAAGGCCGTGATGACATTGAAGTAAGAACGGTTAAGGAAGTTGAAAAAGCAGGGGAAACCTTCGAGTATCTCTTCTGGGTCGGCTCCATGGGGTCTTATGATAATCGCAGTCAAAAAATTGCTCAGTCTTTGGCTAAGGTGATGAATGAAGCCGGTATTTCCTTTGCCATCCTCGGCAATAAAGAAAAAAATTCTGGTGATACGCCGCGCCGGATTGGGAATGAATTCCTCTTCCAAGAGCTCGCGCAAAAGAATATTGAAGAATTCAAGAAAAATGGCGTGAAGAAAATCATTACAGCAGACCCGCATGCTTACAATACTTTTAAAAATGAATATCCGGACTTTGGTTTAGAAGATGTTGAGGTGTATCACCATACCGAACTGCTAGACAGATGGATTAAGGAAGGCAAGATCAAACCAGTTTATCCTGTGAATGAGCGAGTAACTTATCACGATTCCTGTTATCTTGGCCGCTATAATGAGGTCTATGATCCGCCGCGTGAGATTCTAAAGAGCCTCCCGGGCATTGAATTGGTCGAGATGGAACGCAACCGTGAATCAGCTATGTGCTGCGGTGCAGGCGGCGGGATGATGTGGATGGAAGAAAAGGCGGGTCAACGTGTTAACGTGGCACGCACAGAGCAGGCCATTATGGTTAATCCAACCGTCATCAGCAGTGCCTGTCCGTATTGCTTGACGATGATGAGCGATGGAACGAAAGCGAAGGAAGTAGAGGATCAAATTTCGACTTTTGATATCGTGGAACTCGTCGAACGATCCATAACACCTCCAGCAAAAGAAGACCAAGCTGTTTAG